DNA sequence from the Anguilla anguilla isolate fAngAng1 chromosome 4, fAngAng1.pri, whole genome shotgun sequence genome:
ACCACTTGCTTAGCGAGCTGGTGCAGTAAATATACTAATGTTCAGGAAAGAGAAGATTCAGAGAAGCAATCTACGACATTGAGAGGAACTATACAATTGGAGAAATTGAAAGGGAGATAAGATTTGATTAGTTTTTAAAGCATTGCTATGAGCTGCTTTTTAGATGTATTGTTATTCTTTTGCTGATGGCTCACATAGGCCTTTTGGCCTTAAAGAATTTATTACAAACATATCAGAATGTTTTATACAATAATCCAGAATATTCTGAGACCATGCAACATATCGGAACTGTAATAACAAAAGCCAAACACCTACACTAAAGAACAGCTTGCAGCTCACAGAACGTCCTCAGATGCAGTTTCATCAGGGAGCTTCCACTACATGAACTCACCTTACAAATGACTGGCGGAAAAGACCGCTCGTACGCAAAGGTATTAGCGGCCACtgataaaaaacagaaatcattTTTCGACCTGGGTAATAGATAGAGTACTGAGTAGAGCAGTGAGAGATGGGAACATTGATCTGAGAGActgcactgaaaataaacatataaggTAGGGTTAAACGCACAAAAGTCAGTCCGTAGTGTCCCCCCCGCTGATGGCGGCAGTGTCCAGGTGCCCTCTAAGAGCTTGttactgtgttactgtgagAGCATACTCTCCATCTCAGAGCGTGCGTGCACTCATGCGTTTCACATTGGACTGCGCACTCCAGATAAGCACTCTTCAGCACTCATTCCTGGAACTGCCGGCCTTGGCCCATGCTCATTGGCTGAGCTCAGGACCGAGGGGAGTCACTGAGTAGCAGGAGATACAGCCACACGGCTCACTTATGAACCGTCTCCACCCCAGAGCAAAACTCTGGTAGATAAATGGAGTACTGGGAATCTAGACCGTAGTGTGCCACCGCTCACTTTTAACTCTAAGGAACGGGAAATTAAAGTGTTTGTTTAAATCTAATTAGCGATTGAAAATTCGCTTCAAAGTCAAACCTGAACATGTTGAGTTGCCAATAAAAAATACCCCAATTTAAATGATATGATAGCACATGAAATTAAGTAATAGTGATAAATGGCAATAAGACCCTGACACAGCCTAATTTCCCTTAAATTCAGACAGGAAGAAAAGTTCTACAGTGAGGTAACCAAAGACACATCAGGTACATCTACAAACTGACAAAGAGGCATATTGGTAAATGTACAAGATTATGAACTTGGAGATATTTACTGCCTAAATAATTCTCCATGTGACACACTTTCTACTAAACACACTCTCTACTAAATTCCAACTGTCATATTTACCACTTCAACTATTAGAATTAACTTAGTAAGTAACTTAGCAGTGAGGCAGGTAtgccaaaaaaataagacaGTAATTTGTCAGTTCAATATTAAATGGAAAATCCTTACCTTGGTTTATGCATATATATTATCAGTAGTGAGAGAATGTGTTTTCCCTCTTGTCAGTGAGTGTGCatttctgtctgcctgtcccatCAGCCCTCAGTACTTTGCCTTTCTTGCAGGCAAAGTTCAGTATATATCATGCCAAACACAAGTACCACACCCTCCCActagagagggaaagagagctaGAATGATAGACTTTAAAAACAACCGAGGAAGACAAAAGCGATATCCACGGATCCTCTATCAAGAGAATGCCAGGAAAGGCTATAGACGATTAGATAAGGTTATACTTTTTTAAACGAGTCCTCTAAAACATgttgtgaaagaaaacaaagcttGAGCTGCTTTCATGGAAACATTTCATTGGTCTTACTCCCACCTCAAAATGGCCAATTTGTTAAGGAGTCCTCCCTTTGCAGAGTCACCTGAATCTCTGTTTATGATTCCTCTAACAGTgcacactgtactgtatgtgttccaGACTGTACAATTTTAGCCCTACACTGTACAGGTGAGGACCCTGGTTTTAATACATtcacttaaaaaatgtatcatacaatatcattaatatttatCCCTTAACTTTGCTTATGCTAAGAGCAAACATCCTAGGTAATGTATTGGATTATTGGATTGTACCATTGTTGTCTACCTCTCGGATGGAAATACACAGAAGTGAATCACTCTGGAAGGGTCATGCATAAATATTTCGGAATAGCTAGAATCAGCAGGTTCATTTTGATCTTGTGAATGAATTGCACTGCTCATGCATCAGTTGCCCTTTCTTGCTAAAGTACTGACACTAGGAAGAATTTTACTGCCCTCTAGTGCCAGAGAAAAAAGGCTGTGTCTGTAAGgcctttgatttgtttttaaaaagtgattccACTTGGGGGAGGTGGATTGGGGGGACTAGAGCTCATTTTGCTGAATGTAAAATTAATAACTTTAAAACTTTTCACAAATTCAGCACAGAAAGCAAAGATTAAACCAATCTGTGTAATTCTTGTCACTTAAATGGTATTCACCGTGGTTGCGCAAAGACTGTTGCCGTCTTGTGGATCAATTAGCTGCTGGTGTATTGTCAGCAGTGTGTGAACTTGGGCAACCTAAAGTCTGGAGACAGGGGTAATCTTCATGCTGTGAGCACATTATCAGCATTTATCACATTATCATCAAgttaaaagaagaaataaatttGAAGACCCTCTGGATTTGATTTTGGGAATGGAAGGATGCTAGTAGGTCTCTCTTACCTTGGGCTCATGCTCCATGCTGTTACACAGGACTTGCCATGGTGGTGTGTACTTGAACATCCTGTGACtggactgtgtgtttgtgtgtgtacacgttaTGCAGGTCAGTTTATGTTGTGCAAGCTTGTATGCTGCAGGTTCCAAGGTGAGATGCAGGGTCCCATCAATTGCAACCAGGTGTGATCATTCTGAAAGTTAGAAGACCAAGCAAAAGAAAGTGAAGAAAACATTACTATGGGACAACTCGTACACCTCCTtgttatatgtgtgcatgtttgcatttatatatacatatgataTTATACttctatatttcatttaaatgaacaccATTATATTCTTAAATTTCCCCCTCTGTACTCCAGGTGCTTGAACAATCATATTAATACCACTACTAGCATTAGCCAGCACACGTACACTGACATAATGCATGCTCACAGCCtatcttcattttaaattactgagAAATTGAGCTTTGATGATGTTTCCTTGGGAATTTGACATaaccaaaatgcaaaaacagaagaacTTGAATTAACACACTCCAAGACTCACCTCATAGTCAGTGACACCCCCGTCAAACTCAGGTTTTGGCGTCTGTGTTCTTTGGTGTCTGTGCGTTCTACATTCCGCCCCGTCTTTCCAAACACAGGGGTAGGTCAGCCCGAGTCCCAGTGTTCCAGGCCTTGCACCGGGGCTGGGGAGTCGATGACTGCATTGGACCTGGATGCCCCGGTATAGCTCCTCCCTTTTGGTCCTATCTGAGCGTATCAAccccgctcccctctcccctgtccATCAAACCTAACAGCCCGGGAGGTATAAAGGGCCTCTATGGGGTCTCGGCAGACAATGCCTGGGTGGCGTGACCGGttcgctgttttttttcccccggccACTGCCGCGTGTGTGCTGAGGGCAGTGGAATTGCGGTGGAATGCTGCTGACCGTCAGCAAGCTCCCCACAAAAGCATACAATTCCCCTTGCTCCTGCCCCTCCGCCTCACCCAAAAAAAAGTGACCGAGCATCCGGCCTTGTTTTGCTGTTGACGTTAATGCTTGTCCAAACTACAACTGGGCCTAAAAAGCTGCGCGTTCAGGTGGGGGAACGTAGCCAAGCCCTACAGGTAGCTCCCACGCGGGAGAGCAAAAGGCCCCTCCTTTCTGTGATGGGGCGGGGCAGCAGCCTAACTGCGACTGGCTCCAGGGGGAGAAAGAGTAGACACGCTGACACCTCTGCTCACCTCTGAGTGTTTTCTCCAGGAGCCTTTGGGTAGCGCCTGCAGACAAGCCCCAGAGGTGACACAGctcatttccacatttttcaAAGGAAGTAAACagagggggttgggggaagAAGGAGATACGACATTGTTTTGGTgcacatcacattttatttttcatctcaaACACTTTCTACATCACTTTCCAGTCAGAAGAGAGAAAACCTTCACAACTAACAGAGCAATAGGACCAGCAGCAGTGGCACTGTGCCACTGCTCAACTTTCACCAAGCAGTGACTGAAAGAGGGAGAATGGAGGACTCCACTACAGTAAGAGAAggagacatttttttccacaagaacaGTTATTTGTATAGATATATACTTATAATATAAAAAGCATGCACATTTACAAAAGAGGCCTGGCCTGAACCAGACCACAAGGCATTGGGGGTGTGTAACACATCAGAACTGGAATGTTAGTACAGAGTGGGCGTTGTAGAGTGGAGGTCTGAGGTAACTATGGCGATGACAGTGCAATGGGTGGCAGCGAACACCAGATCGGCAGCCAGACCAGCTCCACCATGGCTACACCAATCCCAACGCTGATGGAGAACCCTACTGCCTCTTGAGCAGAATGGCTCATTAATATGCGAGTTAGAACACTTGATTTACTGCACCACAGCTATCACAGCTACTGCTATCCTACTTTCGCTCTCCCCCGAGTAAAGCCATCGCAGCCATGACGACTACGACAGTAACTCCATGCTCCAGCATATTAAATGGACCACACTAAGTACAGTTTAATGTTCGGGACAAAGTTGTGTCATTGGGCTCTGGGTTAAAGGGCACACGTAATTCCATGAAGCACCCTTTCACACTCCACACTCCAAGTTCTGCACTGATGAAAATTTGCTCTTTAAAGGCATAATTTGTCAAGCATTTTGTCCAGATCTGTTATGTTTCTGATGGTTCCCCATGCTTAGTTAATGGAGTTGACTTGCTTTCATTATATGATAGAAGCTTCACAAAAATAATATCTCAGATCTGAGTTTCTGGAAGTTTCTGGAAGGTAGGACAGCAGAGCTGCAAACAAGAGGCATTCCAGTTCCTAACCAAGGGATCTCAATCTCTGATTATCTCAATCAGTTAGCACCCCAATGAGAACAAACAGCAAAGTCCTCAGAAAGATGACAATTCCAGTTCTATGCTTTCTGCAGAATATGCATTTGACCAGCATACTTTCAGTTCCTCGTCTGACAACGGGTCGTTAAGCAAAAAGAACTTAATTACACGGAGCCAGCAAACCCCACCTGTGCCCACTAACACCAAGAGAAATGGGATTAATACAAGTCCTGTCAATGCAAATGTGGAACTATGCCACATTTTAGAaagtcaaatatttattttacttagcTTGCTTATGATACATGTATACAGTACTGttagttttatttgaaaatgataatTCACAGAAGCTGAATTTAATGACACgtgtttatgtacagtacagcatggAAAAGGTGGTATACTTGTCAAGCAATGCTTAAAACACTGTCCTTGTAACACATACAGTGCATTGTTAACATCAGGGATTTTGAGCGATGTGCGTGTGccgtatttttgttttgtatccACTTTCAGAGATGGAAATGAATGACCAGGCTAGTGACAAAATGAAGAGTGAGCTTGCATGCTTGTAAATTTTTGCATAGGTGTGGATAGAAAAGTGTGGGAATATTACTTAGTAGAACTCAGCAGTCACCAGCAGGGACAGAGGAGAATTAAATCAATACCTCGGGCTGTTGAAGTTAGTGTGTTGGCTGTTCCATGTATATTTCCACACCTTTTGCACATGGCATTGGAAAAAAGGCGTCTGTTTTACACTGACACCAGTCTTAACCAAAGTATTTGGTGTATGATATTGTCAACCATCTTTTTATCACTTCACCCTTACTGTACTTTAATGCACATTAGTTTAATCAAGTTCATCTTGGTAGGCCAAGTGTTTTGAATTGAAATGATCTCATTTCTGAGttaatacattataaatatgtacCTGTCATATGGACAATGAAACAATACACCCTAAGTGCTATTTTCATACTTATCCAAATATGAGctaaacaatgttttaaaaaattatctttTGAAACAGACTCTACCACACACCTGTGATGTCATACAACTGGTTTAAGATTTTAATCCAGACCATCCAGTATTCTGCCAacttttcaaacaaaatgtttattttgcttttaagtATGGGCCTTTTGTAACATCAGAGCACCTTGGCCAAACTGAGCTGGTTTTCCCAACAAGTGATTCCGCATCACCTCACCAATAAAACACAGACGGCAATAATCACATGACCTTTCAGCTCAGACAGACATTTTGCTCCTAATTTGCCTCCAGAATAAATGCTAGCTCCTACCACTCATAAtgtagcaaataaaaaaataatagaatgaTGAATGAAACATAATCATTCAAAGTTAGCCACACAGCCAAACAGCTACCATGTCCAAAAAAGTTGTAGCAACATGAACACTGAAGCAAAACTGACCACTTGGTAAAAGACTCTTCAGACAACTTTCTGGAATGTGAAGAGATTTCATATCCCTGCTTTTGCTTCAGGTCTTACATGGTCAAAGATACACACCGAAATCCATCATCgacacagacgcacaggcaGTTATTCTATGACCCGTTTGTTGTCATTAACATGTGAGGAGGGTACCGAGGCCTTaacaagggaacaaaaagcctggCATAGAAGTTCTGAGAAAGTTTAGTTGAGATAGTGTGTCATGACCTTAATGGGGATAGATGGAAAAGTACACACACTCAGTATGTACCCCCTCTTTCATGCATTAGAAAATGCTTCagtcaaccacacacacgcaggcacacaacTGTAGCACTAAATAAGATCAGCATCAACAACTCGTAACTTTCCATTGCCATCAAGTTTAACACAAACTGCTTTGAGCTTCAAATTAATCAAAGGCATACTTGACACTGACATATTCTCTCGATTATCTACTTTTAACACAGGCTGTTGATTTTCAAATGCAAAGGCGTCAAGCGCTATCCGGCTATTTTCAACGGATCCTGATTAGTCTGAGAAATCAAGCTGAATGGAGTGAACCAGATGGACATCACTGCTTACACAATGGCATTTATTTCCAGTCTCAGGCTTCAGTATGAAACACCATTCAATTCAGTACTGATATTCAATCACTGTCATTACTATCGTTAATATTGAGATGGGTGGCTATTTCTGATTTGGTTGCAGGAGAATGCGGACAAAAGGAcaaataacttgtttttttttttttttgttccagaaagaaatgtttgtgtttgagagtCACACGACAGCGTGAGGAGGCCACAAAGCTGTagatttcagaatattttacaGTACTAACAGCATGAAAGCCTGTAAAAAGCACTCAGCGCATAGGAGATAGAATCTTTTAAGGTCTCCAATGGCCATTCTGATGACATTAGAGGGAAATCTGTGTCTTAGCACACATAACAAGTAGCTGTTACAAGACACCAAAACACAGTTTCCCATCTGCGACATCCCACTTCAATGATCTTCCCTCTTATGGAGTATGCGTGAAATGTAGTAAttattgttctttctttctggaaaacaaaaaccaaacaaatactCTCACAGCATTATCAGTCATAAATATATCAATGCAGTCactgaaattatacattttctttgttcccGCTGGTTAACTTCATTATgacttttctgaaaaataaaatgtattagcATGGTATATAGTGCACTGAATCCaatgttacagcacacagcaacCAGGacttttctcaaaataaaagcaaaaaacccaaaaaaacaaaaacaaaacaaataaatatatctttaaaatacataatttatataGAGAGATATACATAGAGATATATGTGTCCTTCATACGGTAAGATAAGACTATAAAATTTATGACAGTGTATAAGagatgtcatttaaaaaaatatttattggacAGCGCTTGAACAACTTAAGCTCTGGGTGGGAGGGTTGTAGTCCCTCTCTGTTGTCAAATCTCAAAGGTAAAAGTGTAATATAGAGGCACCGATCACCTTTGACAGCTTGTTTTAGTGGAGACAATGGTACACTCCAGATGCATAACACagagagaaataataaaaaaggaaaaaaaaacaaaaaaacaaagattaaaaatacaaaaatcaaaAGAAACTGGGGAACAACTGCTGCTCAAAAGatacagaacatttttcttGTAGTCGTTGGTAAGTtcatttgttgctgtttttcatttttccttgaaAAGTCAAGTCCCCGGGGAGCAGGTGATCACATGACGGAGCAGCACTTGCAGGGCTGTTTCTCCTTGGTGTTGAGCTCCGCCGCGCCGCCGTCAGGCTCCCCTTTctcccccgccccttcctgggCCTTGATTGGGTCGGCCGCACTGCCGTTGGGAGGGGCCTGGTCGTTCTTGGCCCCCTCTGTGCCCCCTTTGCTCTCCCCGTCTTCGATGACCACCAGCTCGGCCTTCACCGTGCCCTCCAGCCCCAGCACCTTCTTGGTCTCCGCCTCGTCGTCCACGTTCTCGTAGCCCATGAACACCATGGTGACGGGGTGCTCGGCACTCGCATCGCCCACGGCGGCCTGGGCGCCGGCCGGCTTCGCTTCCATGCCCGTGATCTCCTTCTTGGGGGTCTCCGAGGCATTCCCGGCTGCTTTTGGGGTGCCCCCGCCCTCACCTATGGTGACCTCGTCAGCTTTGTGAATGAGCTCTTCCACCTCCGAGGAGCTCAGCAGGTGGACCCCGTTCTCTATGGTGCCGTCGGCTCCACGAACCTCGTGCACAACTGCAGGGGCAAGACAGGTCAAAGAGAGGGTTAACACTGGTGCAGGGGGGTAAGAGGGCAGGAAGCGTGTCTTATAACAGTACGCAGCACAAATATGCTAGTGGGCTCACTGAGGATACGTATAACAGGGGAATCTGTGCAAGCTCACGCTACTCGTGGCTAATGTGCACCATACAGATCACCGCAATACAGTCAAGCCACAAGTGAAGACGAAACAAGCACAGCAGGCAGAGCAAGCGAACGAGGAAAAATGAGAGAGGGTGGGATAAGCCAGGAAAATCCCAGCACTGCACGATACGAGGCTTGCTGTCTGTGACTCATTCATGTGAAGGAGGTGTGCATCATCTGCACTCTcgactgtgtgtgggagcatGTCTGCCATTGGAGCTTCTTTCTTTCTGCACGTACAATGGGAGAAAGGTGGAAGGTGGGAGAAAACAGAATCCGCTCAGAAGCGGCCTGATGCAATCTGGAATTTGGCAGGAATTTAATTGGCATGCGGCATAACTATATTCTCCCCTGTGCATTTCATCAAGGAAGCTACAtcttttcaaactttttttctgaaaccatCTTGTAGAAATGTGCCGACATCACAAGCCTTAGTTTAAAAGAACCTGCTCCATGTTATTCTCCTGAATTATAATAAGGTCCTCACTCATTCAGATGAAACGCAGCAGTGCTCAGtgacacacagtacagtatggCTGTCATTGGGGAGGAAGGGTGGGGTGTGTCGAGAAAGGTCGGCCTTGCTCCGCCTTTCCTGGAAGGCTTCAACGCATTTTGGCTGTGCCCCCCCAGAAAGTGAAAAGAGCAAAGCAGGAGGGGTATTTGAGAGACAAACAGTGGGTCATGCCCGGTACCAGCAGAGAACCTCTCCACACGCTACAGAGTGACAAAGTTACCAACCGCTGCTTGGAAACTAGAGGCTGCTCAGCCTTCTTGTGCTCTTGTTTTCTTATGAGATTAAGTACAACACACAGGGCTGAAGTAAAATTATAGGACGGCCTTCTGTTGGTCACTCTGCTGCAGTACACCAAGCTAATGTACATTGTTCTTTTACTTTAGGAGAAGTGgatgaaaatattgatttcaatatcaaaaaatattactgtgtaatataatgtgaaattttaagTTACAATCAGATTTTCAACTTTGATGGCTATTTTACCATTCTACCATGCAGTACATGTATTTGGACGCAATTGTAAGCCCTCTCCTATTACTGTATCCTTCAACTCTGACATAACGAAATGTTAAGGTTTGTAGGAAATATCAAGACACACTTCTCGTAAAGCATTTTATATATTCTGATGTACACACTGCTGGAGTGCTCTTCCACCACAAGCATTGAAGTCACCTTTTTTGTCATCCTCATATACCTTAACCCCTTGGTAAGAGAGGTCtttgggcagcagtgtgttGGTGGACAACACTTTTGTCTCGCCTGTGAGTCTGTCCCTTTCAATGGTGATCTCTACTGAGTACATCGCTGGGTGCCAACAAGAGGAGATGTTAGGGGCCTgcagacatctctctctctctctctctctctctctctctctctcacacacacacacacacacattttcacatcaatCGACCAGTCACTCTATCAACCAAACAATTCATCACCCTTGGCAATGACGTTGCTATTGAGTGCAAAAAGTACCCCATGGATTATTTCGattatgaataaattatatttcaaagtACTTTCCAAATTCTATCTCAACAACAGACAAGTTTTTTTTGGTACAATTAGTCCAATTAGGTTTATTTACACTAATGAGATCCCAAGGGAAGTAGAATGGTGTACTTGTAGGCCATATTATAAAAAGTTATACCACAACACAAGAGTTATACCTGACACTGTATCGTAACACAAACtaggagatttttaaaaagagttttcagatgaataaatgtaatatatttctCCAGTAATCATAGAGAGAAATTTGTCAGGCAGGcaaaaaattgtgaaataattGTCGAATCATGGTTATTTTTAGATGgaaaaggagattttttttaacagcaaatTTGATCACACATTGCTACCTTTTTTGAGATGTAATTTGCAAATGGTTATATTTGACAAAGTGACACGTGCTAtgagtcttcagctgtcatggCAACCAGAGAGGGGTTACAAGTAACAGCTAGTTTTTTCAACAGAGTAGAGTAGTGTTGCCATGCCAACAGCAAATTCACAAGAGGAGTTTAGCTATATATGGTGGTCGCTCCAAAGAAATTCTATTGCAGCACACTCAAAATGTAAGCTTGGCCAACTTTGCCCGAACATTTCGATTTGCTACTGTACACACGTGACATttcacagacatacatacatacacaacacacatgcatgcagacaggTGGCTACAGTAATctggacagagagacagaacagaagACAGTGTTAAAATTAGACACAGGACCTTTATACTTGGTTATACATAATTAGACTCATTTATACAGGTGAATAACAGGAAAGCACAAAGACAACAATGCTGCATTGAAACAATGGATCTGAAATGCGTCATTGAACgatgaatacaaataaacacaattatgGAAAAAATAGCTTTTGCTCTTTGCTCTTTAAGGCAAAACACTTAATTTCTATTACAACtaaaagtaaacaaattaataagCTCCTTAATAAGCACCAGAAACAGAacatccaaaatgaaaaaaaatctgtcaccTCA
Encoded proteins:
- the palm1a gene encoding paralemmin 1a isoform X1, whose product is MEMSEALSQQERLQAIAEKRKRQTEIENKRRQLEDDRRQLQHLKSKALRERWLLDGAPSAGPEEDEAKKQLQEDEAKTKGLEESILRLEQELEELETGVSATSTKENLTDAAKEDDAKRGDNKNPAASVKVVKVHNSPRQDKSGGASDMMKTAMYSVEITIERDRLTGETKVLSTNTLLPKDLSYQGVKVYEDDKKVVHEVRGADGTIENGVHLLSSSEVEELIHKADEVTIGEGGGTPKAAGNASETPKKEITGMEAKPAGAQAAVGDASAEHPVTMVFMGYENVDDEAETKKVLGLEGTVKAELVVIEDGESKGGTEGAKNDQAPPNGSAADPIKAQEGAGEKGEPDGGAAELNTKEKQPCKCCSVM
- the palm1a gene encoding paralemmin 1a isoform X2 translates to MEMSEALSQQERLQAIAEKRKRQTEIENKRRQLEDDRRQLQHLKSKALRERWLLDGAPSAGPEEDEAKKQLQEDEAKTKGLEESILRLEQELEELETGVSATSTKENLTDAAKEDDAKRGDNKNPAASVKVVKVHNSPRQDKSGGASDMMKTVVHEVRGADGTIENGVHLLSSSEVEELIHKADEVTIGEGGGTPKAAGNASETPKKEITGMEAKPAGAQAAVGDASAEHPVTMVFMGYENVDDEAETKKVLGLEGTVKAELVVIEDGESKGGTEGAKNDQAPPNGSAADPIKAQEGAGEKGEPDGGAAELNTKEKQPCKCCSVM
- the palm1a gene encoding paralemmin 1a isoform X3 encodes the protein MEMSEALSQQERLQAIAEKRKRQTEIENKRRQLEDDRRQLQHLKSKALRERWLLDGAPSAGPEEDEAKKQLQEDEAKTKGLEESILRLEQELEELETGVSATSTKENLTDAAKEDDAKRGDNKNPAASVKVVHEVRGADGTIENGVHLLSSSEVEELIHKADEVTIGEGGGTPKAAGNASETPKKEITGMEAKPAGAQAAVGDASAEHPVTMVFMGYENVDDEAETKKVLGLEGTVKAELVVIEDGESKGGTEGAKNDQAPPNGSAADPIKAQEGAGEKGEPDGGAAELNTKEKQPCKCCSVM